In Fundulus heteroclitus isolate FHET01 chromosome 8, MU-UCD_Fhet_4.1, whole genome shotgun sequence, a genomic segment contains:
- the nxnl2 gene encoding nucleoredoxin-like protein 2: MVDVFYGRTLLNKDGKFLEPEEVLRNKVVGLYFSAGWCPPCRDFTPVLCDFYTELVEESEPPAQFEIVFISSDKSSHDMVEYYYDMHGDWLALPWGDDYKHELKQRYNITAVPKLVIVKENGDVITDKGRKQIRDRGLACFRSWLDAAEIFQNFKG; the protein is encoded by the exons ATGGTGGATGTGTTTTACGGTCGGACCCTCCTGAATAAGGACGGGAAGTTCTTGGAGCCGGAGGAGGTGCTGAGGAACAAAGTGGTGGGGCTTTACTTCTCCGCGGGATGGTGCCCTCCGTGTCGGGACTTCACGCCCGTCCTGTGTGATTTTTACACGGAGCTGGTGGAGGAGAGCGAGCCCCCTGCTCAGTTCGAGATCGTCTTCATCTCCTCGGACAAGTCGTCGCACGACATGGTGGAATATTACTACGACATGCACGGAGACTGGCTGGCTTTACCCTGGGGCGATGATTACAAGCA CGAGCTAAAGCAGCGCTACAACATCACAGCCGTCCCCAAACTGGTGATCGTGAAGGAGAACGGCGACGTGATCACCGACAAGGGGAGGAAGCAAATCCGAGACCGAGGCCTGGCCTGCTTCAGGTCCTGGCTGGACGCTGCCGAAATCTTTCAGAACTTCAAGGGTTAA